The region GATTCCAGGCAAACGCAATGATCTCGGCGATCGTGCGGTACAACTCTTCCGGAATACTGTCCCCAAGCTCCATCCTGGCCAGCAGTTTCACCAGCTCTGGGTTTTCGTAGATCGGTACTTCGCATTCGCGGGCAATCCGCAAAATCTCTTCCGCCAGTTCGTCGTCGCCTTTGGCGGTAAGGATCGGGGCGTGGTTGCCGTCGTATTTGAACGCTTTGTGGCAAGGCTGCAATCGAACTGAAGGTGGCAGCTTTATTGATAGCGATACGGAAGCGAAATTAATTGAAGTTCAGATTCGTTGCCCGTCATCAGACCAAAATTACACTGTCCCAGTCCATTTCCTACAGTTTTGTGGGATCTCGCCGGCTTGTGCTAGTTGCTAGTCGTCGGTAATTTAATAACTCATTGAGTAGCTCTGTTCTTCTTAGCGGACTTGGCTAATAACGCTTCTTGAATAAAAGCCTTATGTTGAGCTGTGGCTTCTAAATAAATTGGCGCGTGGCTGTTTTAGTAAGGTTGTCTGATTTTTTCTGTGTTGAACTAATATTTACTATGTAAACAGCATCCATAGCCGTGTATTGAGAAAGCAATAAGGAACGTTATGTACCTCGCCAAGGTTAAAGAAATCGCTGCGAATATACTTTTTCTAGATTCTTCAGATGATATTGAAAGTGACGCATCATTTGAAGAAATAGGCTTTTCTTCCATCGACTTCATTGATTTTT is a window of Pseudomonas sp. DC1.2 DNA encoding:
- a CDS encoding EscU/YscU/HrcU family type III secretion system export apparatus switch protein; protein product: MQPCHKAFKYDGNHAPILTAKGDDELAEEILRIARECEVPIYENPELVKLLARMELGDSIPEELYRTIAEIIAFAWNLKGKFPAGQDPEAVMPEKDITERGDDY